A DNA window from Loxodonta africana isolate mLoxAfr1 chromosome 7, mLoxAfr1.hap2, whole genome shotgun sequence contains the following coding sequences:
- the TRAF6 gene encoding TNF receptor-associated factor 6, translated as MSLLNCENSCGSSQPDGDCCAAMASSCSATTKDDSVSGTASTGNLSSSFMEEIQGYDVEFDPPLESKYECPICLMALREAVQTPCGHRFCKACITKSIRDAGHKCPVDNEILLENQLFPDNFAKREILSLKVKCPNAGCLHKMELRHLEDHQAHCEFALMDCPQCQRPFQKCHLNIHVLKECPRRQVSCVNCAILMAFEDKEIHDQNCPLANVICEYCNTMLIREQMPNHYDLDCPTAPIPCTFSTFGCHEKMQRNHLARHLQENTQSHMRMLAQAVQNLSLALTPRPQCDMLPYDSASLSRVSSGCHPEVQNFQETIQQLEGRLVRQDHQIRELTAKMETQSMYVGELKRTIRTLEDRIAEIEAQECNGIYIWKIGNFGMHLKCQEEEKPVVIHSPGFYTGKPGYKMCLRLHIQLPNAQRCANYISLFVHTMQGEYDSHLPWPFQGTIRLAILDQSETPVRQNHEEIMDTKPELLAFQRPTIPRNPKGFGYVTFMHLEALRQRTFVKDDTLLVRCEVYSRFDMGSLRREAFQPRSTDAGV; from the exons ATGAGTCTGCTAAACTGTGAAAACAGCTGTGGATCCAGCCAGCCTGACGGTGACTGTTGTGCTGCCATGGCCAGCTCCTGTAGTGCCACAACCAAAGATGACAGTGTGAGTGGGACAGCCAGCACAGGGAACCTCTCCAGTTCCTTTATGGAAGAGATCCAGGGGTATGATGTGGAGTTTGACCCACCCCTGGAAAGCAAGTATGAATGCCCCATCTGTCTGATGGCATTGCGGGAAGCAGTGCAAACACCATGTGGCCACAGATTCTGCAAAGCCTGCATCACCAAATCGATAAG ggATGCAGGTCACAAATGTCCAGTTGACAATGAAATACTGCTGGAGAATCAACTATTTCCTGATAATTTTGCAAAACGAGAGATTCTTTCTCTGAAGGTGAAGTGTCCAAATGCAGGTTGTTTGCACAAGATGGAGCTGAGGCATCTAGAG GATCATCAAGCACATTGTGAGTTTGCTCTTATGGATTGTCCCCAATGCCAACGTCCCTTCCAAAAATGCCATCTTAATATTCACGTTCTCAAGGAGTGTCCAAGGAGGCAGGTTTCCTGTGTGAACTGTGCTATATTAATGGCATTTGAAGATAAAGAG ATCCATGACCAGAACTGTCCTTTGGCaaatgtcatctgtgaatactGCAATACCATGCTCATCAGAGAACAG aTGCCCAATCATTATGATCTAGACTGTCCTACGGCCCCAATTCCATGTACATTCAGTACTTTCGGTTGCCATGAAAAG ATGCAGAGGAATCACTTGGCACGCCACCTGCAAGAGAACACCCAGTCGCACATGAGAATGTTGGCCCAGGCGGTTCAGAATTTAAGCCTTGCTTTAACTCCCAGGCCTCAGTGTGACATGCTTCCGTATGATTCTGCCTCTCTGTCCCGAGTGTCCTCCGGATGTCACCCAGAGGTCCAGAACTTCCAAGAAACCATTCAGCAGTTAGAAGGTCGCCTCGTCAGACAAGACCATCAAATCCGGGAGCTGACTGCTAAAATGGAAACTCAGAGCATGTACGTAGGTGAGCTCAAACGAACCATTCGAACCCTTGAGGACAGAATTGCTGAAATAGAAGCACAGGAGTGCAATGGGATTTACATCTGGAAGATTGGCAACTTTGGGATGCACTTGAAATGCCAAGAAGAGGAGAAACCCGTTGTCATTCACAGCCCCGGATTCTACACTGGCAAACCCGGCTATAAGATGTGCTTGCGCCTGCACATTCAGCTGCCAAATGCCCAGCGCTGTGCAAACTACATCTCCCTCTTTGTCCACACAATGCAAGGAGAGTATGACAGCCACCTGCCCTGGCCCTTCCAGGGTACAATACGCCTTGCAATTCTAGATCAGTCCGAAACACCTGTAAGGCAAAACCACGAAGAGATCATGGATACCAAACCAGAGCTGCTTGCCTTCCAGCGACCCACAATCCCACGGAACCCAAAGGGGTTTGGCTATGTAACTTTTATGCACCTAGAAGCGCTAAGACAAAGAACCTTCGTTAAGGATGATACCTTACTAGTGCGCTGTGAGGTCTATAGCCGCTTCGACATGGGTAGCCTTCGGAGGGAGGCCTTTCAGCCACGAAGTACTGATGCAGGGGTATAG